A region of Gemmatimonas sp. UBA7669 DNA encodes the following proteins:
- a CDS encoding DUF411 domain-containing protein gives MLVALHASSACQCCHLWARRMEEAGFRIETTFAQDIGAVKREFGVPTALQSCHTALVEGYVVEGHVPASALVRLLTERPSVKGLAVPGMPGGSPGMESAPAEPFDVIAFTTEGATHVFA, from the coding sequence GTGCTGGTGGCCCTCCACGCGTCGAGTGCCTGCCAGTGCTGCCATCTCTGGGCTCGCCGGATGGAGGAGGCGGGGTTTCGCATCGAGACGACCTTCGCGCAGGACATCGGTGCCGTCAAGCGCGAGTTCGGCGTTCCGACGGCGCTGCAGTCGTGCCATACCGCGCTCGTCGAGGGATATGTGGTCGAGGGGCACGTGCCAGCGTCGGCGCTCGTCCGCTTGCTGACCGAGCGTCCATCGGTCAAGGGGCTCGCGGTGCCTGGAATGCCGGGCGGATCACCGGGAATGGAAAGCGCTCCGGCCGAGCCCTTCGACGTGATCGCG
- a CDS encoding copper resistance protein B, whose product MLTEVLEYDAAGAARPLLFDVLAWTGGASRRLWFKADGSAATSGRATHGEYQVLYGRMLTPWWDVQLGARADVRTAPGASASRAGALVGLQGLAPGWFELEPSLFVTTDGNLSFDLTASYDLFLTQRLVLQPRLESTLSLKDDDAFGVGRGLSSTSFGLRTRFEIRREFAPYLGVVWERGYGRSAELARLAGESASETLIVAGLRLWR is encoded by the coding sequence GTGCTGACGGAAGTGCTGGAGTACGACGCGGCCGGTGCTGCACGTCCCCTGCTTTTCGATGTGCTCGCGTGGACCGGCGGAGCGAGCCGCCGCCTGTGGTTCAAGGCCGACGGCAGCGCCGCGACCAGTGGGCGCGCGACGCACGGCGAGTACCAAGTGCTCTATGGCCGGATGCTCACGCCGTGGTGGGACGTGCAGTTGGGCGCCCGCGCCGACGTGCGCACGGCACCGGGCGCGAGCGCGTCGCGAGCGGGCGCCTTGGTCGGTCTGCAGGGATTGGCGCCGGGCTGGTTCGAGCTCGAGCCGTCGCTGTTCGTCACGACGGACGGCAATCTCTCCTTCGATCTGACCGCCTCGTACGACCTCTTCCTGACGCAACGGCTCGTGCTGCAGCCGCGCCTGGAGTCCACCCTGTCACTCAAGGACGACGACGCGTTCGGCGTCGGGCGAGGGTTGAGCAGTACTTCGTTCGGGTTGCGTACACGGTTCGAGATTCGGCGTGAGTTCGCGCCGTATCTCGGCGTGGTCTGGGAGCGTGGCTATGGGCGGAGCGCGGAGTTGGCGCGGCTTGCTGGTGAATCGGCCAGCGAGACGCTGATCGTCGCGGGGCTGCGGTTGTGGAGGTAG